TACCAcattaatatattatcaaattaattaatagttaatgaattttatatttgttattatcacataaaaattattaatatatattttttaatttggcataatgataaatttaagcCTTAACGTTTGCATTTTCTGTCaatttgacctttttttttttttgagataaaATTAGCATTTAACCTTTAGTATTGTTGGTGTGGCAACTCGCATAGTAGTCCATGTGCATATCATGCTAACATAATATCATTTGCTTTATATGTCACgttaacaaaaatttcaaaaattataaaaatcaaaaatcaaaatcgaaattaaaaatataaaaatatcataaaaattcaaaaagagaGCATAGAGTACACATAGAATGTCATGTAGGTTGtcgtatttaaaatttaacattttagttagtattcttattaaaaaaaacatcattTTGACTCTTTTCCAAAAAGAATAAGGGCCACATTGAGGAAAAAAAAGCGTATGTCAAGggctaaatttgacattatgccttttaatttttagtacataataaattatttttaatgttaatttaataatataattaataataaatgagaTTCTTGTTagttgaaaatgatatttaaaataaataatatttaataaataaaaagttggaGTCATAATTGACGTAATGATacaatattgaaatatatatatttgtactgTGTTTAATATGCAGACATATTGCAAAACCATATTTCTACTcttcatataaataaattaattatatgatgaatgtaattaatataataatgttatttttataaatgttttaaaaatattgtatattatacaaagtaaattaaataattaataccAAATCAAcaataatttccttttaaattaaaCCTGTCACCAAACGAAATTGAAATTCTGTATTGTTTTACTTACCTTATTGATTTTTTCGATGGACCAACATGTTTTCTCATCAACTGCCATTGCAACTTGCAAGCCAATTGCTGTGTCATTGACTTCGACAGACAAAATGCATTTATCAAAGGCGACAGTCAAAGGTTCAATGCAGCAAAACATAAGAGGTCGTTTTTTTTCATGACCTGGGAATGTCGttttatacatttcaaaacAGTGGATATCGATTCGGTTGTCGAAAGTTCAACGCGGTTAGGCAGACACCTGACCACTTTTAACTAGTTGTTCCTTTTGAAACTTGCAGATGAATATAATCCACACAGGTCTCCTCTCGCACTCGACAATAACAGTgtgataaaatgtaaaaagaattGCATCCCTTGAATTGGACGGTtgaaactcaataaaatttattaattgttcATATTTCTTGTTTACTAACTTACACGAAGGATCTCATCCACTTAAATTAATGGAGATTCCCTCGCCAGCTTAGTTGACTAAGACGTTTTATCTGTCTGATTATAATTTATCAGTGCACACAAACAGTTAATCACGCTACCATCGAGCGTTCTACAGTTTCCGTAGCCCTGGGGGAATGGATAAAACATGCATTCAAATCATTAATTATTACTTCGTCtggtttaattttataagttaataaaaatcataaaatttttaacaaaaaattattaaaaagaaagtaaaaaacgattcaatttatttagccatccagttttaaatgttttgctagtcaatcaatttaatccatctcgttaaaataatatttctactCAACTAATTCAAtcgatttttaatttgaatgacGATCTAGTCCGATTTAGATGACATTggtggaaaaggaaaaacaatgTTGTGCCACCAAAACGCTGTGGTTGTGATTAATTGACGTCAACATGTTGCAGCCAATTAGAGCATCTACGCGCATACAAACATTTGAATTATTAAGCAACAATTATTTGTACGATCTTATCTTCACAGCCATTGCTTTGATTAGGAAATTTAAAAAAGGTTGCATATTCTGCATgctagttgtcgatgaaaaggTATActaataatagaaattaaataaaattgcgGGTGGGAAAATAACTGATAAAATTGACAATCACCCTCCACACTAATTGCAACCCCTCCAGTACCCAAATATAATTGCTATTTAGCTGGTTTATTAGTAGTCACTTTGCACGCCTTTAACACTCgatccttttaatttaatttaatcaaactcCCAATGGATACGACATAAAACAGGTCATAATTTCATTTTgcttggaagcaaatgttgcagTTGTTGGTAGTGGCAGCGTACATGATAATACTAATATAGTCCATACATTCCATGAATTCAACAATCGAAAGAATCCCATCCCCTCCCCTCCTGTAAtatatactataaaaaaaatattcatcctaaaataactttaaaataaacctaaaagcCTCCCTTTCCTTCATTAGCTTCTTCACCCCCAGCCCCACCCATCAAGTGCTCCATTGGACCGTTGCAAGTTGAAAAGCAAATGGTTGGGCAAACTTCCGTTGATTTGACGGATGAGCTTTTAAGTCCTGCCCGGATCCCACGTCATAGTGGCCCACGCTCATGGGCCTACTGGGGTCACAAGGCCCAAATATTGATGGGGCTTTCGTAAGTTTATAGCCCTATATGGCCTCTAATATGGATGAAGTTAGTGAAATAGGCCATGACCACCAAAACGCCATAAACAATGTTATGCCGACGAACACGTGGGTGCACGTGGACGGTGATGCTGCATTTTCATTCAAGGCACCTTCGTAGACCATTGTGCTGTTTATAAGAGGTGACGTTGGCGTTGTTGTTGTTGTGGGTTCCCCGTTTTCCCCTTTTGATGATTTCTGGCTGCAAATTTACGTGCCAAAACAAAACGTTAGAAACATTGCAaattagaaggaaaaaaaaaaagaactctGGGTCAGagtaaaatatattgaaaaaccCTTGGAATTGAAGCATTTATTTTGAGTATTACAATAATAGAATATTGATGATAGGCGTGCACTGCTCAGTCTTGCTCTTGAGATTGGTATCAAAAAGCGATGCCTACAGgctataataaattaaaatgtaacgGTAATAATGCCTATCGGGAGATGAAGAGGGATTGATGCATTAAAATTCAGCTAGAACGCCTAAAATGTCCATTCCACGGCCACCCTACCTAGCAAATCAAGGAGGCAGCCATACAGCGACTCTTCACTTTTTAAGGTTATTTTACCCATTTGACCCccaaaaaaacaatattttcaaaaataactcTGATTAGAAAAAATTCactcaaataatttgaaataaacagTAAAATTGAATTATGAGAAGTAGATGATCGACACcactatttttttctattaaaaaaataacttttgtGGTTTTAGACACTAGATGGCCagcatttatgtattttttttcaaatttttttgtgcTAACACATTAATGGTCGACAcctgattaaattttttttaagatgcATACTGGCCAACAAATAGCCAAAATCACCCAGCAAATGATATTAAGAATATTGCAACATAATCTCTCCTTGTTttctcatcttttttatttctcatgtttaattatatattttatatcttaaaaCAATATTGAGTTACCTatcatgttttttaattattattgcatcactcatatcattatttaatatattttaaattaattttaaatttaataataatgtgaGTGATGCaataatacttaaaaatatgataaatattttaatattattttaaaatataaaatatgtaattaactttagaaaataaaaaaaataagaaaataaagagggATTACATTACAATATTCTCAATCTCTTTTGTTGGGTAATTTTGGTCATTTGTTGGCTAGCACTACacccttaaaaattattttttaattagataaaaaaatatcgACGATCAATATATCAGcatcctaaattttttttttaaaaaaatacatgattGCGGGCTATCTAATTCTCATAACCCAATTTTACAGCCTACATGGAACGCCAACTTTCACATTTATTATTTACTGCCATTGGGGATAGAACCTTTTTTTCATGATAAAAATTACCCTTTGACGTTAAACTTGCGAAAAAGTTGGAAAAGGTTGGTAAAGTCCaccaacaaaaaagaaaaaaaaacagtttgGTAAAGTAAATTACCTGGTGTTAGGCGAAGGGCAGAAAGTAATCGTGTAATCAGCATTGGCACATGTGAAAGTACTGGTTTTATCATCGTAGGCATAGCTGTAGGCGAGAGGGCAAGCTGTCTTAAAGATCTTCGAGTACGAAGAAGGCTTGCAGGTGTCTGGTGTTGCATACGCGCCGTTGCAACAGTACTGAGGCTGGCGGAAGGCCTCGCAAGCACTCTTGCAAGCGACGCCGTCTCCGCCGTCTGCGCTCATCACCCTGAGATCTGAAGGACACGAGTCATTAAGATCCACCGCGCAGCCGGTGTAGGTACAATTCGGCCCTGTGCCACCCTGAGGAACTACTAACATAGGGACGTTATAACCATCCACCAAGCTCACATCGAAAAAATCGAGTCCGCCAGCGCCATCTAAAGTAAATTCAGCCAAAGTGGCAGGCGGAGTAGCGCCATTCCCCGAACATTCGAACTTGCCGGAGCCACAATCGCCGgtcaaacatgaaaatttaccGGTGGAATCTTGGGAGCAATGGGTTCTACCCCAAAAACGACCACCCCATGATGTCGGTGCGGCAATGGTCTTGGTTTCACCTCTTTGGAGAGTGAAACCTGTAGTGGGAAGCGGTGGAACACCTGCGTTTGTGAGAATTCCAGGCCATACAACATAGTCGCATTTGTTTACTACGGTAAAGGTTGTTGCTTGTACACCTGTTTACAATGCAGcgaaaaatctaaatttataagaaaaaccCAAACTAGAATCCAAATCTCGATGTTTAACAATAGAATTgattaaatatgtttgaatgtttcCCAAATCAGTACCTGATATGACCGAATGTGATAGAATAAGAACAAAAATCGAAGCAATAAATGTAAGTTGGGCCATGAAGTTTGCAAGGAAAACCATTTATATAATgcgaaagaagaagaagaagttttGGGGAAGGCCAAAATCCAACACAacacttcttcttcttcttgagAAATGGTGGTCGGGAAAAGGTGAGATTATGCAATGGCGATACAGCATGGGTATTTATAAAGGGAAATCGAGCTTGAGCTATGTACAAAAAAACCTAACGTCAGATACAGTCAGAAAGATGATGGGCGGGCCCAACTAGACGTTGCTATTTTGTCTACCTCACCGAGTTTTGAGATGAGCTGCAGTGCTCAGTCgagaatttattttccttccttCGGCTTTCTTTGCATGTAAAACAACTTCGatgataaaaatacaaatacgaGGCTCCACTACAATGAAACCATAATAGTTTCCATTTGCTGAAATAATCTGCCGTGTAAAGTTACTAGTTAGAGACGTCATAATAGATATGACTAGAAATAGGGAGAATTAATCagtataacttttaaaattttaattcgctcaaattttacaaattatttttatactgtATTTCGAAGCCGGAAGAATGGTAAAACTTGTGAACAGGGAGAGCCAAATCATTGCCGAGGATGATGCAGAACACCAAGTCAAATGCGGCTGGCTACAGCCCTTACATCTTCACTTGCTCCGGTCCCTTAATTAGACGGTTTAGAACtgttttgatataaaataaacaagaaaatcaaCGAGGGAAAATAGTTTATCATAGATTAGCTTTTTCTAGACCCATAAAGGTCGCAGCAAGTCTAAAACcaagattttgaaatattatcTTCATTTGTTTCGAATTTTgcaatataatatattttaataattaaaacactaattttcaatttcccaaaatttgaacaaagaaattaaaaaaaatcaacctaaCTTGATTCTACAGGCATAATAAGGAGAGAGCAGACAAAAAAGTTcacttaaaattaatgaaaaattagttcaaaattttatcatttgaaacaattttttatctttaaatttttgtttaaaagacGAACCCCACTGACCAATTTTTGGTTAAACTAATATTTGTATGAGTAGAACCCATTGGCCCCTCCAAGACAGAGTATGGCGTTGGTTGAGCAACTTCTATGTTAACTATGTTTACACCGTAAAgcaaaaagaagataaaataaaataaaccaacaaTAGTCTGAACTCTGAAGTTAATAAGTACTAATGAGTCAATTTCTAATAATGAAGTGTCATGAACACAAATGGTATAACCTGAAAGCAACCACTTTAAAGATATTTGCCCTCGAAAATATCTTAATACTAACTACCccaattaaaatatctcaacGCTTAAATGCTGAAATTTCCCTCGGGAGTATTTCGTGCGCAGCCGTCGGCTTTAAACTTGAAACCACTAGACCAGGAGGTGTGTGGTTGAATTTTGCAGTTAGCAAGGTGGGCACGCCAGATACGGTCCAAATTCATCACTTTTTATGTTATTGGGTGTTGCTCGTTTTCGCTTACAGCGGATTGCTTCTAATGCACACTCATTGCCCTAAGACCCttcaaattaaaaactaaaattgagaTTTCTGAAAGCAATGTAATTAATTACAACCAACAAGATGCCCATTCATAGTgcattttttaaacttttctaatCATCTTACAAATTATTGTAACcgcaatgatcaaaattaaaattgtgattaaaatgaaaacgcTAAAAAATTCAAGTGATCAACTGAACAATTTACCGAAAAGAAAATTACCCATTTACCTCAGttgaaagatatatatatatatatctaaatctTCTGTCAAAATTTCAGTGGaatccaaataaatttaaagcagGCACTAAAATTGTTTAAAGCACATTTTAAGCTATCAACATGTCTGCATTGGCGCATTCTTTTAGCCTctgaaataaaagaattcatTTACCTTGATTTTCAGTGAGGCCAATCGTTTAACCGTCGAAGTTTGTCTCCCCTAACCCAGAAAAATCCCAACCACAAACAAAGGCGCCAACGTGCTAATAACATACTAAAATTTACATGATTgtgttacatttttttttaattaatatttaggaAATATTCACTGAATCACTcagtttttatttatgaaatttggtTATGACTACAAGACAAATGAACGGGTCTAAATTAAATGACAGTGATTTGTCGAGAGAGGTAGAATCCAAATGCTACTCCTCTTGGTATTTGGTAGAAAATTGAACTGAATATTAGCGGTAATGATTAGGCTACTGACGTTTAAACAAACATATTACACCGTAATTAAGTTGTACAATATTAAATTGTAACTATTGGTTTCTCATTCATATTTTGGaacacaaattaaatattgaaatataatttttttcgtaatatttaatttattgaatcaaCAAGTTGgaatattgaaatatatgtttGTTGAGAGAATTTTACGTAGATATTATTTTCACCCGAATGAAATTGTGCTCAAATAATATAGCTATACGATTATACTTGATATCATAATATATACAGTCAATCAacttaataataacataatattaatttaactttatttttaatgatgtgATACTCTTTTTATTAATGTCAAAAGTATTCAACAACTGGCTTATGGATAAAATGTATCGATAAGCAACGACAGCGACATTAACGACATGTTTTTTTATCACCACAGGCCACAGCAAGATCAGTGAATACAAATCTATCACGGCTGGGCTATAAAATTAGATTCACATTCTAGAAAAACGTCAATACTTCGTCGGTGTTTGGggaaaaagagaggaaagaaaTTGCTAGTTTTAACTTATAATGCATAGATACGATAGGTTTTTTATGATGCGAATCGTTGAACTATAATATGAATAGGGATTGGGCAAATGATGTTGAAATAATGGCGTGAAAATTCAAAGAAGAATTCCAAGAGTAGAAGCATGAAAAAGGTGTATATCATTGGTGTCTTGTTTTTCTGTATGAATGATttgaaaagagaaggaaaagtagggtttttgtttttgtaaatgtGAAACATTGAATTTTTTAGACTTGGCAAGAACAAAATGCAGAAGGCCCCGACATTTAATGGGATGGTTTTTTTTGTTGATGTTGTTGTCATATTATATGATTTGAGAAGATGAGAAGCACTGAAAAAGAGATGACATCATGCTATTCGTAATATTCCAACAATGGGAGGTGGTGATAAGAATAAAAAGAGAATCAAATGAAATCAGCTGATGCAATAAGGTTGGCCTGTGGtgagaaaaataataacacCAATTATTGATGAGGTTATcaagattagttaatttaagaaGCAAGCATTTGTTGGTTACTAATAGGAAAAATGTGTTGTTGTCTCTCATTGCCGTCTATTGGCAATACACTTTCCATTAGTCAAGTGATGTACTACATTCGGAAAATTTGATTAGATTATTTGTTACAGATATTGGTGATTTGCACTAACAAACAAGAGGACAACCCCAGACTActccaaagaaataaaaaagaacgtAAGCCCATTTGACTCTCTGTGTATTGTGTACCCTTTCCTCACATGTTAGGCTTTTACCCATTTAATGACTTTAGATGAGGTATTGAATCATTGGGCTTGACGGGTCCAAATATAGTAGTTTTAGAGCCAGGCCCAATAAATACTTTAAAAGTTGGAATTTTCTGCTCTTTTTGGCTAAGAAGGTGTTTTTGTAATGTATTTTTTGTCCCAATAGCACTTTTAAAAAGCTCAAAAACATCTTGTTTAGCAATGCTTTtatttcaaaagtattttttttgttccaaAAATACTTCTAAGAAGTAATGTTAAACtgactattaaaatgataatttcaatATACTCACTTTAATGTATCAATTCGGAGATCAAATTACGTGGAAAAAAcaaatgttaaaattgtaaaaggacaaaaacaataattagaccaaaagaaaaaagaagaaggataTTACAGGATACGAACTTATCTCCTTCAAATTTGCACTATACAACCTGTTCTGAGGCAAGAATTTATGAGTTGAGTTGATAATTCAACTTCTACAGCATCAAACAAGTTCAAAAAGAGATGGTGCAGAGAGAAGCAAGGAAATGACTGAATGGCAAAATCCCACCTAGATCAGTAGACTTCAACGTTCCATTGTTCTCCTTTCTTCATTTGTCTCTTGTATTCAATCCAATCAATACCTGGAAGATACAAAAAGTTACAAGATGAGATGATATTTTTGCAAATGCTGAACCCCATTATATAAATTACCATCTTTGGCAGCCAAAGAAGTCATGATATCGTCGATTCCCTTTTCCATTCCCTTCAGCCCGCACATGTAGACATAGGTGTTATCTTTCTTAAGCAATTCCCAAAGTTCTTCAGCATATTGGGCCATTCGGGTTTGAATATACATCTTCTCACCCTGCTCATTTGTTTGTTCTCTACTAATCGCATAATCCACCCTGAGGTTATTTGGTGCCTTCTCCTTCATCTTCTCAAATTCCTGGGTTGAATGTAGAAAGCCTAAGCCAATATGTTCCAGTACCAAGATAAAGAATGATGTGAAAGTTAAGAAAGCTTGCTTGCCTCTGGGTAGAGCAGTGAGCTACTGGTGGGAACACCCAAGAAGAGCCAAGCCAATCCGTTGAACTGCATTTCATGCCAATAACAGGTCAAGTACTTTCCATAACTTGCTAAAGGCTAATCTTTTTTTGTTAAGCTTTCGATATCAGGCCTACCTTGTAGTCGTCGTGCTTTTCGAAGAACATCTTCCACAAGAATGAACGGAAAGGAGCAATTCCAGTTCCAGTTGCGAGCTGCAACAAGGAAACCACAAATTAACCTAGTAAATTCTCAGATAACAAGATAGTAAAGATACCATTGTGATGTAAACATACCATTATGATGGTGGCATTTGGATCTTTTGGCAAGAGCATCTCTTTCCCAACAGGCCCTGTGATCTTCACTTCAGCACCAGGCTTCAAGTCACCTGAATGGAACAATTACGACTGATAAATGATGTAAAGTTCTAGAATTGCAATTTCTACTATAgttgattatattaaaaatgaaaaagatgaaaaatttatccaaggcagaaatttgggaaaatattACGGTTATCTGTCATGCCTTAATTTGAACCAGTAAATGGTTTCTTATAGTTACACGGGACAAAATATGTCAGGTGCTGTTGAACATAGGACCCAGAAGATGTTACCATGGACAGACCTGAAAGCAAGatgt
This sequence is a window from Gossypium raimondii isolate GPD5lz chromosome 5, ASM2569854v1, whole genome shotgun sequence. Protein-coding genes within it:
- the LOC105768914 gene encoding pathogenesis-related thaumatin-like protein 3.5, producing the protein MVFLANFMAQLTFIASIFVLILSHSVISGVQATTFTVVNKCDYVVWPGILTNAGVPPLPTTGFTLQRGETKTIAAPTSWGGRFWGRTHCSQDSTGKFSCLTGDCGSGKFECSGNGATPPATLAEFTLDGAGGLDFFDVSLVDGYNVPMLVVPQGGTGPNCTYTGCAVDLNDSCPSDLRVMSADGGDGVACKSACEAFRQPQYCCNGAYATPDTCKPSSYSKIFKTACPLAYSYAYDDKTSTFTCANADYTITFCPSPNTSQKSSKGENGEPTTTTTPTSPLINSTMVYEGALNENAASPSTCTHVFVGITLFMAFWWSWPISLTSSILEAI